One window from the genome of Mumia sp. ZJ1417 encodes:
- a CDS encoding multicopper oxidase family protein codes for MSSGSAAPARPRRRRPLVLALVAVVSLVVLAVGGFGVFIAVALVTAKVDTIGEVAFDRPLAVPPLAPSRVDANGTRVFALRMQQGESDLGAGRPTPTWGFDGDYLGPTLRAARGEKVRVEVTNGVSEASTVHWHGMHLPPAMDGGPHQSIEPGTTWKPHWTIDQPAATLWYHPHPHGQTAAHVRRGLVGMFLLDDAVGTDAPVSQALPHEYGVDDVPLIVQDVRFEDDGTLDENGSFLSPVGLLGDTTLVNGTPGPYDEVTAEHTRYRILNASSARTYTFTFSDRREFALVGTDGGLVEKPVALREVVLTPGERAEIVVTMTPGERTVLRSAPLPDDRGSGNRLAGDDDELDILELRASDTLTSSAPLPRRLAAAPDVDPDDAVRTRRFTISASEVNGRKMDMNRIDARVEAGSTEIWELSARDGSPHNFHVHDVQFRVLDVGRRDPAPDQRGWKDTVNVRPGEPVRIAIRFDLPSGADGPGDSPYMFHCHLLRHEDSGAMGQFLVVPPGQGSDSAEGDPVAPSTTRRH; via the coding sequence GTGTCCTCAGGATCTGCAGCTCCCGCCCGCCCGCGCCGTCGCCGGCCCCTCGTGCTCGCGCTCGTGGCCGTGGTCTCGCTGGTCGTCCTGGCCGTCGGTGGGTTCGGCGTCTTCATCGCGGTGGCTCTGGTGACCGCGAAGGTCGACACCATCGGCGAGGTAGCCTTCGACCGCCCGCTCGCGGTCCCGCCGCTCGCCCCGTCGCGGGTCGACGCCAACGGGACCCGCGTCTTCGCGCTGCGGATGCAGCAGGGCGAGTCCGACCTCGGGGCGGGGCGACCGACGCCGACGTGGGGGTTCGACGGGGACTACCTCGGGCCGACGCTACGCGCCGCGCGTGGGGAGAAGGTCCGCGTCGAGGTGACCAACGGCGTCAGCGAGGCGAGCACCGTCCACTGGCACGGGATGCACCTCCCGCCAGCGATGGACGGCGGCCCGCACCAGTCGATCGAGCCGGGAACCACCTGGAAGCCGCACTGGACGATCGACCAGCCGGCAGCGACCCTCTGGTACCACCCGCACCCCCACGGCCAGACCGCCGCGCACGTACGACGAGGGCTGGTGGGGATGTTCCTCCTCGACGACGCCGTGGGTACGGACGCCCCCGTCTCGCAGGCGCTCCCCCACGAGTACGGCGTCGACGACGTCCCGCTGATCGTCCAGGACGTCCGGTTCGAGGACGACGGCACGCTGGACGAGAACGGCTCGTTCCTGAGCCCCGTCGGGCTGCTCGGCGACACGACCCTCGTCAACGGGACGCCGGGACCGTACGACGAGGTCACTGCCGAGCACACCCGCTACCGGATCCTCAACGCCTCGAGCGCCCGAACGTACACGTTCACCTTCTCCGACCGGCGGGAGTTCGCGCTCGTCGGGACCGACGGCGGGCTCGTCGAGAAGCCCGTCGCGCTCCGCGAGGTGGTGCTCACGCCCGGGGAGCGGGCGGAGATCGTCGTCACGATGACACCGGGCGAGCGCACCGTCCTGCGCAGCGCCCCGCTCCCTGACGACCGCGGTTCCGGCAACCGGCTCGCCGGGGACGACGACGAGCTCGACATCCTCGAGCTGCGCGCCTCCGACACGCTGACCTCGTCCGCGCCTCTCCCCCGCCGACTCGCCGCCGCACCGGACGTCGACCCCGACGACGCGGTACGCACCCGGCGCTTCACCATCAGCGCGTCGGAGGTCAACGGCCGAAAGATGGACATGAACCGCATCGACGCCCGCGTCGAGGCGGGATCGACCGAGATCTGGGAGCTGTCGGCGCGCGACGGGAGCCCGCACAACTTCCACGTGCACGACGTCCAGTTCCGGGTGCTCGACGTCGGCCGCCGTGACCCGGCACCCGATCAGCGTGGGTGGAAGGACACGGTGAACGTACGGCCGGGTGAGCCGGTGCGGATCGCGATCCGCTTCGACCTGCCCTCCGGAGCCGACGGCCCGGGCGACTCGCCGTACATGTTCCACTGCCACCTGCTGCGCCACGAGGATTCGGGCGCGATGGGCCAGTTCCTCGTCGTTCCGCCAGGTCAGGGTTCCGACAGTGCCGAAGGCGACCCCGTCGCCCCGTCGACCACCCGCCGGCACTGA
- a CDS encoding bifunctional riboflavin kinase/FAD synthetase, producing MNVWRAIEGARTQPRTEPSVVCVGVFDGVHVGHRHVLARARERAAELSPGTPLEVVAVTFDPHPTAVFAPDRAPDLLTTVEQRVALLQEAGADEVRVLGFGTEMASWSPEEFVERILIGQLRVAGVVIGANFTYGRKAAGDVDTLIKSGVAHGFVAEGVGLDGDSETVYSSTYVRALVAEGDVAEAARVLRRPHSIRGTVIEGDKRGRQMGFPTANVLPPVGFAVPADGVYAGWLRRYDTGDVLPAAISVGTNPTFDGNQRRVESYVLDRDDLELYGVDVAVSFVSRVRGQIRFDDVESLIGRMHRDVRDVREALGTSR from the coding sequence GTGAACGTCTGGCGAGCGATCGAGGGCGCGCGTACTCAACCGCGCACCGAGCCCAGTGTGGTGTGCGTCGGAGTTTTCGACGGCGTCCACGTCGGACACCGGCACGTGCTGGCGCGCGCCCGCGAGCGCGCGGCCGAGCTGTCTCCGGGCACCCCGCTGGAGGTGGTGGCCGTGACCTTCGACCCGCACCCGACGGCAGTGTTCGCGCCCGACCGTGCGCCCGACCTGCTCACGACGGTCGAGCAGCGCGTCGCCCTGCTCCAGGAGGCGGGCGCCGACGAGGTCCGTGTGCTGGGCTTCGGCACCGAGATGGCCTCGTGGAGTCCTGAGGAGTTCGTCGAGCGCATCCTGATCGGTCAGCTGCGGGTGGCGGGAGTCGTCATCGGCGCCAACTTCACGTACGGGCGCAAGGCGGCCGGCGACGTGGACACCCTCATCAAGAGCGGCGTCGCTCACGGCTTCGTGGCCGAAGGCGTCGGGCTCGACGGAGACAGCGAGACGGTCTACTCCTCGACGTACGTCCGCGCGCTGGTCGCGGAGGGCGACGTCGCCGAGGCGGCGCGCGTGCTGCGACGCCCCCACAGCATCCGCGGCACGGTTATCGAGGGTGACAAGCGGGGGCGCCAGATGGGCTTCCCCACCGCGAACGTCCTCCCGCCCGTGGGTTTCGCCGTGCCCGCCGACGGCGTGTACGCCGGGTGGCTCCGCCGCTACGACACCGGTGACGTGCTGCCGGCGGCGATCAGCGTCGGCACCAACCCGACGTTCGACGGCAACCAGCGTCGGGTCGAGTCGTACGTGCTGGACCGCGACGATCTCGAGCTCTACGGGGTCGACGTCGCGGTGTCGTTCGTCTCACGGGTCCGCGGCCAGATCCGCTTCGACGACGTGGAGTCGCTCATCGGCCGGATGCATCGAGACGTTCGCGACGTGCGAGAGGCCCTCGGCACCTCGAGGTGA
- a CDS encoding phosphatidylserine/phosphatidylglycerophosphate/cardiolipin synthase family protein, with product MSTLLSVVLWVVLIWFVLIVLVAAVLMTVDARRKRRKEDDAVTFPRLPPISEKVGESTLTVFTYGRDLFDAMLAEIRGARQEILLESYIWKGDEVGEEFKQAVIAAAERGVKVHVIFDSFANFVVKRSFKRFPASVNVLRYPFFNPWILVLRLRKTGRDHRKILVVDRKVGFVGGYNIGSDYATKWRDTHLRLEGPLTWELNNAFVDFWNLHRDRGTSDLPDPGAVQWEPRVRAHRNSPIHLSFPIRNMYLDAIDRASRSIAITQAYFIPDRDILAALLRAAQRGVDVRVLVPEVSNHVLADWLSRGFYTQLLKGGVRILLFQGAMVHAKTATIDGRWSTIGTANIDRLSLTGNYEVNAEIVDEGVAALMDEVFANDSTATRELTLEEWATRRWGARFSEAVLVPLRPLL from the coding sequence ATGTCGACGCTGCTCTCGGTGGTCCTTTGGGTGGTCCTGATCTGGTTCGTCCTGATCGTCCTGGTCGCCGCGGTGCTGATGACGGTCGACGCGCGCCGCAAGCGGCGTAAGGAGGATGACGCGGTCACGTTCCCGCGGCTGCCGCCGATCTCGGAGAAGGTCGGCGAGTCGACGTTGACGGTCTTCACCTACGGACGTGACCTGTTTGACGCGATGCTCGCCGAGATCCGAGGCGCCCGTCAGGAGATCCTCCTCGAGTCGTACATCTGGAAGGGCGACGAGGTCGGTGAGGAGTTCAAGCAGGCGGTGATCGCGGCCGCTGAGCGCGGTGTCAAGGTCCACGTCATCTTCGACTCGTTCGCGAACTTCGTGGTGAAGCGTTCGTTCAAGCGCTTCCCGGCCTCGGTGAACGTGCTGCGCTACCCGTTCTTCAACCCGTGGATCCTCGTGCTGCGGCTGCGCAAGACGGGCCGTGACCACCGCAAGATCCTGGTGGTCGACCGCAAGGTGGGGTTCGTCGGCGGATACAACATCGGCTCCGACTACGCGACGAAGTGGCGTGACACCCACCTGCGTCTTGAGGGGCCGCTGACGTGGGAGCTCAACAACGCGTTCGTCGACTTCTGGAACCTCCACCGCGACCGGGGGACGTCCGACCTGCCCGACCCCGGCGCCGTGCAGTGGGAGCCTCGCGTACGGGCGCACCGCAACTCTCCGATCCACCTGTCCTTCCCCATCCGCAACATGTATCTCGACGCGATCGACCGGGCGAGCCGCTCGATTGCGATCACGCAGGCCTACTTCATCCCTGACCGGGACATCCTTGCCGCGCTCCTGCGCGCGGCGCAGCGTGGCGTCGATGTCCGCGTGCTGGTCCCGGAGGTCTCGAACCACGTGCTCGCCGACTGGCTGTCGCGCGGCTTCTACACGCAGCTGCTGAAGGGCGGGGTCAGGATCCTGCTCTTCCAGGGGGCGATGGTCCACGCGAAGACTGCGACGATCGACGGGCGCTGGTCGACCATCGGCACGGCCAACATCGACCGGCTCAGCCTCACCGGCAACTACGAGGTCAACGCCGAGATCGTCGACGAAGGAGTCGCCGCCCTCATGGACGAGGTCTTCGCCAACGACTCCACTGCCACGCGCGAGCTCACCCTCGAGGAGTGGGCGACCCGCCGGTGGGGCGCGAGGTTCAGCGAGGCCGTCCTGGTCCCCTTGCGCCCGCTTCTCTGA
- the truB gene encoding tRNA pseudouridine(55) synthase TruB, giving the protein MSTEATPSGLVVVDKPAGWTSHDVVGRVRRLAGTRKVGHAGTLDPMATGVLVLGVNRATRLLGHLAGHDKDYEATIRLGESTTTDDADGELVTRVDASGLSLAQVCEAALALTGDIAQVPSSVSAIKVDGKRAYARVRAGEKVELAARPVTVSQFALAGLRPAPEGAVDVEAVVTCSSGTYVRALARDLGAALGVGGHLTRLRRTRVGGVSLDVARTLDELAEEFTVLGLDDAARASFPSVDLGEQEAAEVRFGRPLREFTLGADGPVAVFAPDGAFLALYEQRGADARPVAVFVG; this is encoded by the coding sequence GTGAGCACCGAGGCGACGCCGAGCGGTCTGGTCGTCGTCGATAAGCCTGCTGGCTGGACGTCGCACGACGTCGTCGGGCGGGTCCGCCGGCTCGCCGGCACCCGCAAGGTCGGCCACGCGGGGACGCTCGATCCGATGGCGACCGGGGTGCTCGTGCTCGGCGTCAACCGGGCGACGCGCCTGCTCGGACACCTCGCCGGCCACGACAAGGACTACGAGGCCACGATCCGGCTGGGCGAGTCGACGACGACCGACGACGCGGACGGCGAGCTCGTGACACGCGTGGACGCGTCCGGGCTGAGCCTCGCGCAGGTGTGTGAGGCGGCGCTCGCCCTGACCGGCGACATCGCCCAGGTGCCGTCGTCGGTGTCGGCGATCAAGGTCGACGGCAAGCGGGCATACGCGCGTGTCCGAGCGGGGGAGAAGGTCGAGCTCGCCGCGCGACCGGTCACTGTCTCGCAGTTCGCGCTTGCCGGCCTGCGCCCTGCACCCGAGGGCGCGGTCGACGTCGAGGCCGTCGTGACGTGCTCGAGCGGGACGTACGTGCGGGCGCTCGCGCGCGACCTCGGCGCTGCGCTCGGCGTCGGGGGCCACCTCACGCGGCTGCGTCGTACGCGGGTCGGCGGGGTCTCCCTCGATGTCGCCCGTACGCTCGACGAGCTCGCAGAGGAGTTCACGGTGCTGGGCCTCGACGACGCGGCACGCGCGTCGTTCCCGAGCGTCGACCTCGGTGAGCAGGAGGCAGCGGAGGTGCGCTTCGGGCGACCGCTGCGGGAGTTCACGCTCGGCGCGGACGGCCCGGTCGCGGTTTTCGCACCTGACGGCGCGTTCTTGGCGCTTTACGAGCAGCGCGGCGCCGACGCACGTCCGGTCGCGGTCTTCGTCGGCTGA